In Portunus trituberculatus isolate SZX2019 chromosome 28, ASM1759143v1, whole genome shotgun sequence, one genomic interval encodes:
- the LOC123510064 gene encoding uncharacterized protein LOC123510064: protein MSVECTAWHGEEEALCWYCWESGGGGFYHTLQKRNDWLGFSSLATVKASIGDGCDDLTAHLLMVQITWAVTLTSSSLPQHTSDGTGGSEHIMAATASVLGSLDSRRLCSCRKAVERTLGEVTRRQERMSTCGCLLVTRTAAAEQSLANQLVIQRPDYSEPPTPAPSGRDSGVPWPKQTLPPSPPPLLPSPLLSLGDCLAAHPSGLANAYHHHHHRRRRRPARDSASRRTHSATQNLPPPSPPPPPPGFCHSVIIKITLWILHGILTLHGHHLLVLLVMVAAAREGRVAGWRGSQSRSLWVVYVFGQVWCCGAISPL, encoded by the exons ATGA GTGTGGAGTGCACAGCCTggcatggggaggaggaagcctTGTGCTGGTACTGCTGggagagtggaggtggtggattcTACCATACCCTACAAAAGAGGAATGATTGGCTTGGCTTCTCCTCCCTGGCTACTGTGAAGGCATCT atagGAGATG GGTGTGATGACCTCACTGCTCATCTCCTTATGGTGCAAATAACTTGGGCAGTGACCCTTACATCCAGCTCCTTACCACAGCATACTAGTGATGGGACTGGTGGCAGTGAGCACATAATG GCAGCCACTGCTTCAGTGTTAGGGTCACTTGACAGCAGACGGCTGTGTTCATGCAGGAAAGCAGTGGAGCGGACTTTGGGAGAGGTAACGCGTCGGCAAGAGAGGATGTCCACc tgtgggtgcctgctagtgacacggacagccgccgccgagcagtctttggctaac CAGTTGGTGATCCAACGGCCTGACTACAGCGAACCTCCAACTCCTGCACCATCAGGGAGGGACTCTGGCGTCCCATGGCCTAAACAGACCcttcccccatcaccaccaccactgctaccgtCGCCGTTACTGTCGCTGGGTGACTGCCTCGCAGCGCACCCCAGCGGCCTGGCGAacgcctaccaccaccaccaccaccgccgccgtcgCCGTCCAGCGAGAGATTCAGCTTCGCGTCGCACACATTCTGCCACTCAAAACCTgccgccgccgtcaccaccaccaccaccaccaggattcTGCCACAGTGTAATCATAAAGATTACACTGTGGATTCTGCATGGCATCTTGACCCTGCACGGCCATCACCTACTGGTACtcctggtgatggtggcggcggccaGAGAGGGAAGAGTTGCGGGTTGGCGTGGCAGTCAGTCTCGCTCGTTGTGGGTGGTGTATGTATTTGgacaggtgtggtgttgtggtgccaTTTCTCCATTGTAA
- the LOC123510110 gene encoding BTB/POZ domain-containing protein 6-like isoform X2 produces the protein MSVRCDSEVGLECVAATAPTMDSGSQTSPSSKQVCKRTQYEDPFALHSLLSSSGSLLDNENSLFMGQLLPPLRGIEDQCEGGNTGRTGGRGSTGGGVLQPSSAPTSPQHRHTSATSPPPLSPVPLGASAASTSSDPNFHATSLRERNAAMLNNELMADVHFVVGQPGSTQRIPAHKYVLAVGSSVFYAMFYGGLKSEEEVQVPDVEPSAFLTLLRYLYCDEIRLEPDTVLATLYAAKKYLVPHLAQQCVKFLEVSLTARNACLLLSQSRLFEEPELMTRCWEVIDAQAEMALQSDGFVDIDFPTLMSVLSRETLNCREIVLFDAALNWAEAECVRQELELNPENKRKVLGQAMNLIRIPCMELAEFANGAAQSGILTLQETTDLFLHFTARNKPSVSYPIKPRQGLKKQICHRFQSSAYRSNQWRYRGRVDSINFMVDKRIFIVGYGLYGSSSGAADYNVRIELKKYGEVLAESTTKFFSDGSSNTFHVYFTHPVQVERDVYYTASAILDGAELSYFGQEGMSEVNMGALTFMFHCSSESTNGTGVQGGQIPELIFYGPTLEASDK, from the exons ATGAGTGTGAGGTGCGATAGTGAGGTTGGTCTAGAGTGTGTTGCCGCCACAGCCCCCACCATGGACAGTGGCAGCCAGACATCCCCCTCCAGCAAGCAGGTGTGCAAGAGGACCCAGTATGAAGACCCATttgcccttcactccctcctctcaagctcag ggAGCCTCCTTGACAATGAAAACTCCCTCTTTATGGGGCaactccttccccctcttcgtGGCATTGAGGACCAGTGTGAGGGGGGCAACACGGGGCGCACTGGGGGCCGGGGCAGCACTGGGGGAGGGGTGTTGCAGCCTTCCAGTGCCCCCACCTCCCCCCAGCACCGCCATACCAGTGCCACCTCACCCCCGCCTCTCTCCCCTGTGCCCCTTGGTGCTTCAgctgcctccacctcctcagacCCCAATTTCCACGCCACCAGTCTGAGGGAGAGGAACGCGGCAATGCTCAACAATGAACTCATGGCAGATGTGCATTTTGTGGTCGGTCAGCcag GCAGCACACAGAGGATCCCAGCCCACAAGTACGTGCTGGCAGTGGGCAGCAGTGTCTTCTATGCCATGTTCTACGGGGGACTcaagtcagaggaggaggtgcaggtacCTGATGTGGAGCCCTCAGCCTTCCTTACCCTGctcag GTACCTGTATTGTGATGAGATCCGGCTGGAGCCCGACACAGTGCTGGCCACACTGTATGCAGCCAAGAAGTACTTGGTGCCACACCTTGCCCAGCAATGTGTCAAGTTTCTGGAGGTATCACTCACAGCTCGGAatgcctgcctcctcctctcacagtcCCGCTTGTTTGAGGAGCCTGAACTGATGACAAGGTGCTGGGAGGTTATTGATGCACAG gctGAGATGGCACTGCAGTCTGATGGGTTTGTTGACATTGACTTTCCCACCTTGATGAGTGTGCTGTCACGGGAGACGCTCAACTGTCGGGAGATTGTGCTCTTTGACGCTGCTCTCAACTGGGCTGAGGCGGAGTGTGTCAGGCAGGAACTGGAGCTGAACccagagaacaagagaaag GTGCTGGGTCAGGCAATGAATCTGATCCGTATCCCGTGCATGGAGCTGGCAGAATTTGCCAATGGAGCCGCCCAGTCAGGCATCCTCACGCTGCAGGAGACCACGGATCTTTTTCTGCACTTCACGGCGCGCAACAAGCCCAGTGTGTCCTACCCCATCAAGCCAAGGCAGGGACTCAAGAAGCAGATCTGCCACAG GTTTCAGTCGTCAGCGTACCGAAGCAACCAGTGGCGGTACCGAGGCCGGGTGGACTCCATCAACTTCATGGTGGACAAGAGGATATTCATCGTTGGTTATGGCCTGTATGGGTCATCCAGTGGCGCAGCAGACTACAACGTGCGCATCGAGCTGAAGAAATATGGAGAG GTCCTGGCAGAGAGCACCACCAAGTTCTTCTCGGACGGCTCCTCCAACACCTTCCACGTGTACTTCACTCACCCGGTGCAGGTGGAGCGGGATGTGTACTACACTGCCTCTGCCATCCTGGACGGGGCAGAGCTCTCCTACTTTGGGCAAGAAGGCATGAGTGAGGTAAACATGGGGGCACTCACCTTCATGTTCCACTGCTCCTCAGAAAGCACCAACGGCACAGGGGTCCAGGGCGGCCAGATCCCAGAGCTCATATTCTATGGCCCCACCTTGGAGGCCTCGGACAAGTAG
- the LOC123510110 gene encoding BTB/POZ domain-containing protein 6-like isoform X1, which yields MMSLPRSFSHDVTFFHPCMSVRCDSEVGLECVAATAPTMDSGSQTSPSSKQVCKRTQYEDPFALHSLLSSSGSLLDNENSLFMGQLLPPLRGIEDQCEGGNTGRTGGRGSTGGGVLQPSSAPTSPQHRHTSATSPPPLSPVPLGASAASTSSDPNFHATSLRERNAAMLNNELMADVHFVVGQPGSTQRIPAHKYVLAVGSSVFYAMFYGGLKSEEEVQVPDVEPSAFLTLLRYLYCDEIRLEPDTVLATLYAAKKYLVPHLAQQCVKFLEVSLTARNACLLLSQSRLFEEPELMTRCWEVIDAQAEMALQSDGFVDIDFPTLMSVLSRETLNCREIVLFDAALNWAEAECVRQELELNPENKRKVLGQAMNLIRIPCMELAEFANGAAQSGILTLQETTDLFLHFTARNKPSVSYPIKPRQGLKKQICHRFQSSAYRSNQWRYRGRVDSINFMVDKRIFIVGYGLYGSSSGAADYNVRIELKKYGEVLAESTTKFFSDGSSNTFHVYFTHPVQVERDVYYTASAILDGAELSYFGQEGMSEVNMGALTFMFHCSSESTNGTGVQGGQIPELIFYGPTLEASDK from the exons ATGATGTCACTCCCACGCAGTTTCTCCCATGATGTCACCTTCTTTCACCCATG CATGAGTGTGAGGTGCGATAGTGAGGTTGGTCTAGAGTGTGTTGCCGCCACAGCCCCCACCATGGACAGTGGCAGCCAGACATCCCCCTCCAGCAAGCAGGTGTGCAAGAGGACCCAGTATGAAGACCCATttgcccttcactccctcctctcaagctcag ggAGCCTCCTTGACAATGAAAACTCCCTCTTTATGGGGCaactccttccccctcttcgtGGCATTGAGGACCAGTGTGAGGGGGGCAACACGGGGCGCACTGGGGGCCGGGGCAGCACTGGGGGAGGGGTGTTGCAGCCTTCCAGTGCCCCCACCTCCCCCCAGCACCGCCATACCAGTGCCACCTCACCCCCGCCTCTCTCCCCTGTGCCCCTTGGTGCTTCAgctgcctccacctcctcagacCCCAATTTCCACGCCACCAGTCTGAGGGAGAGGAACGCGGCAATGCTCAACAATGAACTCATGGCAGATGTGCATTTTGTGGTCGGTCAGCcag GCAGCACACAGAGGATCCCAGCCCACAAGTACGTGCTGGCAGTGGGCAGCAGTGTCTTCTATGCCATGTTCTACGGGGGACTcaagtcagaggaggaggtgcaggtacCTGATGTGGAGCCCTCAGCCTTCCTTACCCTGctcag GTACCTGTATTGTGATGAGATCCGGCTGGAGCCCGACACAGTGCTGGCCACACTGTATGCAGCCAAGAAGTACTTGGTGCCACACCTTGCCCAGCAATGTGTCAAGTTTCTGGAGGTATCACTCACAGCTCGGAatgcctgcctcctcctctcacagtcCCGCTTGTTTGAGGAGCCTGAACTGATGACAAGGTGCTGGGAGGTTATTGATGCACAG gctGAGATGGCACTGCAGTCTGATGGGTTTGTTGACATTGACTTTCCCACCTTGATGAGTGTGCTGTCACGGGAGACGCTCAACTGTCGGGAGATTGTGCTCTTTGACGCTGCTCTCAACTGGGCTGAGGCGGAGTGTGTCAGGCAGGAACTGGAGCTGAACccagagaacaagagaaag GTGCTGGGTCAGGCAATGAATCTGATCCGTATCCCGTGCATGGAGCTGGCAGAATTTGCCAATGGAGCCGCCCAGTCAGGCATCCTCACGCTGCAGGAGACCACGGATCTTTTTCTGCACTTCACGGCGCGCAACAAGCCCAGTGTGTCCTACCCCATCAAGCCAAGGCAGGGACTCAAGAAGCAGATCTGCCACAG GTTTCAGTCGTCAGCGTACCGAAGCAACCAGTGGCGGTACCGAGGCCGGGTGGACTCCATCAACTTCATGGTGGACAAGAGGATATTCATCGTTGGTTATGGCCTGTATGGGTCATCCAGTGGCGCAGCAGACTACAACGTGCGCATCGAGCTGAAGAAATATGGAGAG GTCCTGGCAGAGAGCACCACCAAGTTCTTCTCGGACGGCTCCTCCAACACCTTCCACGTGTACTTCACTCACCCGGTGCAGGTGGAGCGGGATGTGTACTACACTGCCTCTGCCATCCTGGACGGGGCAGAGCTCTCCTACTTTGGGCAAGAAGGCATGAGTGAGGTAAACATGGGGGCACTCACCTTCATGTTCCACTGCTCCTCAGAAAGCACCAACGGCACAGGGGTCCAGGGCGGCCAGATCCCAGAGCTCATATTCTATGGCCCCACCTTGGAGGCCTCGGACAAGTAG
- the LOC123510111 gene encoding threonylcarbamoyladenosine tRNA methylthiotransferase-like, whose amino-acid sequence MEDIEDLAGLGVDVAVPRHRNSVMPRVRRRKKAPVAKEGEEEVRCQDTCDSIVPGTQSVFVKTWGCAHNSSDGEYMAGQLAAYGYQIVEDKHLADVWLLNSCTVKNPAEDHFRNEIKAGREAGKKVVVAGCVPQGAPRSEFLEGLSVIGVQQIDRVVEVVEETLKGNSVRLLGQKKEAGKKTGGASLLLPKVRRNPLIEIISINTGCLNQCSYCKTKHARGELGSYPIEEVVERARQSFTEGVCEVWLTSEDTGAYGRDIGVTLPQLLWQLVEVIPEGCRLRLGMTNPPYILDHLKDIAEIMKHPRVYAFLHVPVQSGSDGVLGEMRREYTVKDFSTVVDFLKERVPGITIATDIICGFPTETEEDFEETLQLCSKYKFPSLFINQFYPRPGTPAARMKRIPTKEVKNRTRRLTELFQSYRPYDHKLGERQTVLVTEESHDKQHWVGHNKFYEQVLVPKKDDFLGKLVEVEIMETGKHYMRGRPIHTSRPKPPSSAEPLARGVVSGLSGVGDVHHTKQDLLKQERYIILSFILLISALLVKLAWVCFKMLKDF is encoded by the exons ATGGAGGACATCGAGGACCTGGCAGGCCTTGGTGTGGACGTAGCTGTTCCCCGTCACCGCAACTCTGTCATGCCCCgcgtcaggaggaggaagaaggcccCAGTTGCTAAGGAG ggagaggaggaggtgaggtgccAGGACACTTGTGACAGCATCGTGCCGGGGACGCAGAGTGTGTTCGTCAAGACCTGGGGGTGCGCTCACAACAGCTCCGATGGTGAATACATGGCAGGCCAGCTGGCAGCGTACGGCTACCAGATTGTAG AGGACAAACATTTGGCTGACGTATGGCTTCTGAACAGCTGCACTGTCAAGAACCCTGCCGAGGACCATTTCCGCAATGAGATCAAGGCTGGGAGGGAGGCGgggaagaaggtggtggtggctggctgtGTTCCTCAGG GTGCCCCTCGTTCAGAGTTCCTGGAAGGCCTCAGTGTCATCGGAGTGCAGCAAATTGACAgagttgtggaggtggtggaggagacatTGAAAG GGAATTCTGTAAGACTGTTGGGTCAGAAGAAAGAGGCTGGGAAGAAGACTGGTGGTGCCTCTCTGCTGCTGCCGAAAGTGAGAAGAAATCCACTCATAGAGATCATATCTATTAACACCGGCTGCCTTAACCAGTGCTCCTACTGCAAGACCAAGCATGCCCGTGGGGAACTTGGCTCCTACCCCATAG aggaggtggtggagcgtGCCAGACAGTCCTTCActgagggtgtgtgtgaggtgtggctGACATCGGAGGACACTGGTGCTTATGGGAGAGACATTGGCGTCACCCTACCACAGCTGTTGTGGCAGCTGGTGGAGGTGATACCTGAAGGATGCAGACTCAGGCTAGGGATGACCAACCCACCCTACATTCTTGACCACCTGAAG GACATTGCTGAAATCATGAAGCACCCAAGAGTGTATGCCTTCCTGCATGTGCCGGTCCAGTCAGGCAGTGATGGGGTGTTGGGCGAGATGAGGCGGGAGTACACCGTCAAGGATTTCAGTACTGTTGTGGATTTCCTGAAggagag AGTGCCAGGCATCACCATTGCCACGGACATCATCTGTGGCTTCCCCACTGAAACTGAGGAGGACTTTGAGGAGACGCTTCAGCTCTGCAGCAAGTACAAATTTCCATCTCTATTCATCAACCAGTTTTACCCACGGCCCGGCACACCAGCAGCCAGGATGAAGAGAATACCCACCAAGGAG GTCAAGAATAGAACAAGGCGCCTGACAGAGCTGTTCCAGTCGTACCGTCCATACGACCACAAGCttggagagaggcagacagtgCTGGTGACAGAGGAGTCTCATGACAAGCAGCACTGGGTTGGCCACAACAAGTTTTATGAGCAG GTGTTAGTGCCCAAGAAGGATGACTTTCTGGGGAaactggtggaggtggagatcaTGGAAACAGGCAAGCACTACATGAGGGGCCGTCCCATCCACACCAGCAGGCCCAAGCCACCCTCCTCTGCTGAACCACTGGCCAGGGGGGTGGTGTCAGGGCTGTCAGGGGTAGGGGATGTCCACCACACCAAGCAGGACCTCTTGAAGCAGGAGCGCTACATCATCCTCAGCTTCATCCTGCTGATCTCGGCTCTGCTGGTGAAGCTGGCCTGGGTGTGCTTCAAGATGCTCAAGGATTTCtga
- the LOC123510095 gene encoding R3H domain-containing protein 4-like yields MGVIRKAFNRAPVISFSDESINSLGISQPSTPPPEPQPTAEEVPVLQVPQRRDPAQLLQRLEQHHRSRHAGARRSRRASNARALQTLVEDEMEDALEPTIADFLPKADNAFTKLLTDCNNMRIWQHFITRPEQEQREYLESVATKTQEKAGRNSVGGFSFTQINSDTMEENLPNAEGFTVVPQMSDCRHVHPAYSEAHRFSMMEAQLQSLLKKKHLPLGVLSYLEEEIVEAFGNDPLAIYITSELSSFERLLLHALCQYNLLRSKSTTIAGVRRTKVENAHKCFHIPEISLTGYIDKFYRS; encoded by the exons ATGGGTGTCATCAGGAAGGCCTTCAATAGGGCACCAGTCATCAGCTTCAGCGATGAGTCTATCAACTC ACTTGGAATTAGCCAGCCCTCCACACCTCCCCCTGAGCCTCAGCCAACAGCAGAGGAGGTCCCGGTGCTTCAAGTCCCGCAGCGACGAGACCCAGCCCAGCTCCTGCAGCGTCTGGAGCAGCACCACCGCAGCCGGCATGCCGGAGCCCGCCGCAGCAGGAGGGCCAGCAATG CCCGAGCACTGCAGACATTGGTGGAGGATGAGATGGAGGATGCCTTGGAGCCTACCATTGCTGATTTCCTTCCCAAAGCTGACAATGCCTTCACCAAACTGCTCACTGACTGCAACAACATGAGG ATTTGGCAACACTTCATCACTCGCCCTGAGCAAGAGCAACGGGAGTACCTGGAGAGTGTGGCAACCAAGACACAGGAGAAGGCTGGCCGAAACAGTGTAGGCGGGTTCTCCTTCACCCAAATAAATTCAGACACTATGGAGGAAAATCTCCCTAATGCAGAag GTTTCACAGTGGTGCCACAGATGAGTGACTGCCGCCACGTTCACCCTGCTTACAGTGAGGCACACAGGTTCTCCATGATGGAGGCCCAGCTGCAGTCACTGCTCAAGAAGAAACATCTCCCTctg GGAGTTCTATCATACCTCGAGGAAGAAATTGTGGAGGCATTTGGGAATGACCCTCTGGCCATCTACATCACCTCTGAGCTGAGTAGCTTTGAGCGTCTGCTGCTTCATGCTCTCTGTCAGTACAACTTGCTCCGCTCTAAAA GCACTACCATTGCTGGAGTGAGAAGAACCAAGGTGGAAAATGCCCATAAGTGTTTCCATATACCTGAGATCTCACTCACTGGCTACATTGATAAGTTCTATAGAAGCTAG